In Shinella sp. XGS7, a single genomic region encodes these proteins:
- a CDS encoding cupin, translated as MALTHARHAQLIDLAPLADGSTDSPSTSLIKTEQLQLLHMVLHAGQRLPEHKVAGELLLQCLAGRVRLSLPGIEMPLAAGQLTVLRGGEPHALLAEQDSCLLLTLVLGRS; from the coding sequence ATGGCCCTCACCCATGCCCGGCATGCCCAGCTGATCGACCTGGCCCCGCTGGCCGACGGCAGCACCGACAGCCCCAGCACCAGCCTGATCAAGACCGAGCAACTGCAGCTGCTGCATATGGTGCTGCACGCCGGTCAGCGCCTGCCCGAGCACAAGGTGGCCGGCGAGCTGCTGCTGCAATGCCTGGCCGGGCGGGTGCGGCTGAGCCTGCCGGGCATCGAGATGCCGCTGGCGGCCGGCCAGCTCACCGTGCTGCGTGGCGGCGAGCCGCATGCGCTGCTGGCCGAGCAGGACAGCTGCCTGCTGCTGACCCTGGTGCTGGGCCGCAGCTGA
- a CDS encoding response regulator transcription factor, with product MNQPPQPRPQPGGMTVYLVDDEPAVRQALGFLLRSRGLQVQAFESGEALLAALDSWPQVPPGCFVLDVRMNEGMSGLALHEALIARRLRQPVLFLSGHGDIPMVVDALKKGAFDFLEKPYSDNTLVDRIQQALDVAAAQGADAARDAEVRARLASLTPRERDVMRMVAAGRLNKQIAADLALAMRTVEVYRARVFAKLELRSAAELGALLAQHPES from the coding sequence ATGAACCAGCCGCCCCAGCCCCGCCCCCAGCCCGGGGGCATGACCGTCTATCTGGTGGACGACGAACCCGCGGTGCGTCAGGCCCTGGGCTTTCTGCTGCGCTCGCGCGGCCTGCAGGTTCAGGCCTTCGAGAGCGGCGAGGCCCTGCTTGCCGCCCTGGACAGCTGGCCGCAGGTGCCGCCCGGCTGCTTTGTGCTGGACGTGCGCATGAACGAGGGCATGAGCGGCCTGGCCCTGCACGAAGCCCTGATCGCCCGCCGCCTGCGCCAGCCGGTGCTGTTTCTCAGCGGGCATGGCGACATTCCCATGGTGGTGGACGCGCTGAAGAAGGGCGCCTTCGACTTCCTGGAGAAGCCCTATAGCGACAACACCCTGGTGGACCGCATCCAGCAGGCCCTGGACGTGGCCGCGGCCCAGGGCGCCGATGCCGCGCGGGACGCCGAGGTGCGTGCCCGCCTGGCCAGCCTGACCCCGCGCGAGCGCGATGTGATGCGCATGGTGGCCGCCGGTCGCCTGAACAAGCAGATCGCCGCCGACCTGGCCCTGGCCATGCGCACCGTCGAGGTCTACCGCGCCCGGGTCTTTGCCAAGCTGGAACTGCGCTCGGCCGCCGAGCTGGGCGCCCTGCTGGCCCAGCACCCCGAGTCCTGA
- a CDS encoding patatin-like phospholipase family protein, whose translation MSSLSRRSLLLAPLALAACSSVPLIGGPTAPATPPAIDTPPPGPRPTPKPPRIGLALGGGAARGFAHIGVIQVLEENGIGVDLVAGTSAGSLVAALYASGKNGKEMQTLAEGMDEGAITDWAFPGRGLIRGEALARFVRERTGHKTIEQMAIPLGILATDLADGSGVLFRSGDTGTAVRASSAVPAVFQPVKIAGREYVDGGLVAPVPVRQARQMGAELVIAVDISSPPEDKPLGDAMRMLLQTFAIMSRSINNYELREADVVMRPQLLGIGSADFTARRRSIQAGREAALALLPALRQRIEAKTR comes from the coding sequence ATGTCTTCCCTGTCTCGTCGGAGCCTGCTGCTGGCTCCTCTGGCGCTGGCCGCCTGCTCCAGCGTGCCCCTGATCGGCGGCCCCACGGCGCCGGCCACCCCTCCGGCCATCGATACCCCGCCGCCGGGGCCGCGGCCCACACCCAAGCCGCCGCGCATCGGCCTGGCCCTGGGCGGCGGCGCGGCGCGCGGCTTTGCCCATATCGGTGTGATCCAGGTGCTGGAGGAAAACGGCATCGGCGTGGACCTGGTGGCGGGCACCTCGGCCGGCTCCCTGGTTGCGGCGCTGTATGCCTCGGGCAAGAACGGCAAGGAGATGCAGACCCTGGCCGAGGGTATGGACGAGGGCGCGATCACCGACTGGGCCTTTCCGGGCCGCGGCCTGATCCGCGGCGAGGCCCTGGCGCGCTTCGTGCGCGAGCGCACCGGCCACAAGACCATCGAGCAGATGGCGATTCCCCTGGGCATTTTGGCCACCGACCTGGCCGATGGCTCGGGCGTGCTCTTCCGCAGCGGCGACACCGGCACGGCCGTGCGCGCCTCCAGCGCGGTGCCGGCGGTGTTCCAGCCGGTGAAGATTGCCGGGCGCGAGTATGTGGACGGTGGCCTGGTGGCGCCGGTGCCGGTGCGCCAGGCGCGCCAGATGGGAGCCGAGCTGGTGATCGCGGTGGACATCAGCTCGCCGCCCGAGGACAAGCCCCTGGGCGACGCGATGCGCATGCTGCTGCAGACCTTTGCCATCATGAGCCGCAGCATCAACAACTACGAGCTGCGCGAGGCCGATGTGGTGATGCGCCCGCAGCTGCTGGGCATAGGCAGCGCCGACTTCACGGCCCGGCGCCGCAGCATCCAGGCCGGGCGCGAGGCCGCCCTGGCCCTGCTGCCGGCGCTGCGCCAGCGCATCGAGGCCAAGACGCGCTGA
- a CDS encoding DUF4399 domain-containing protein yields the protein MPHAAPAPAPAPAPARPRSRRTRGLLLCLLTLATAGPALAQTGASDPLGRRCWQSYTAERTALDLREPVAVSFTNLRQGYAVRSPFWVDFGVRGMGVIPAGHQHAQAGHHHILIDTPLPRDHRAQIPFSNTHKHFGKGQTGAELDLPPGKHTLRLLFADHEHRPYFVYSREITIEVVGRRTAAPLRIDPARFEESCAAWYQDQVSAPRSGEREVYIKNLRAEESVNSPFVLSLGVVGLGVAPAGQAVKDSGHFSVQINRGGASVQRLDLKDGRTEAVLDLPRGDYELEARFLDSQGQVLLKATPLRISVTRQDR from the coding sequence ATGCCCCACGCTGCCCCCGCCCCCGCCCCCGCCCCCGCCCCCGCCCGCCCCCGCTCACGCCGCACCCGCGGCCTGCTGCTCTGCCTGCTGACCCTGGCCACGGCCGGCCCCGCCCTGGCCCAGACCGGCGCCAGCGATCCCCTGGGCCGGCGCTGCTGGCAGAGCTACACGGCCGAGCGCACCGCCCTGGATCTGCGCGAGCCGGTGGCCGTGAGCTTCACCAATCTGCGTCAGGGCTATGCCGTGCGTTCGCCCTTCTGGGTCGATTTCGGCGTGCGCGGCATGGGCGTGATCCCGGCCGGGCATCAGCATGCCCAGGCCGGCCACCACCACATCCTGATCGACACCCCGCTGCCGCGCGACCACCGCGCCCAGATTCCCTTCTCCAACACCCACAAGCACTTCGGCAAGGGCCAGACCGGGGCCGAGCTGGACCTGCCGCCCGGCAAGCACACCCTGCGCCTGCTCTTCGCCGACCATGAGCACCGGCCCTACTTCGTCTACAGCCGCGAGATCACCATCGAGGTGGTGGGCCGTCGCACCGCCGCACCGCTGCGCATCGACCCGGCGCGCTTCGAGGAGAGCTGCGCCGCCTGGTACCAGGACCAGGTCAGCGCCCCGCGCTCGGGCGAGCGCGAGGTCTATATCAAGAATCTGCGCGCCGAGGAAAGCGTCAACAGCCCCTTTGTGCTGAGCCTGGGCGTGGTGGGTCTGGGCGTTGCGCCGGCCGGCCAGGCGGTGAAGGACAGCGGCCATTTCTCCGTGCAGATCAACCGCGGCGGCGCCAGTGTGCAGCGCCTGGACCTCAAGGACGGCCGCACCGAGGCCGTGCTGGACCTGCCACGCGGCGACTACGAGCTGGAAGCCCGCTTCCTGGACAGCCAGGGCCAGGTCTTGCTCAAGGCCACGCCGCTGCGCATCAGCGTGACGCGCCAGGATCGCTGA
- a CDS encoding ABC transporter substrate-binding protein encodes MFASPLARPCRPLLLGRLLLCLCLLLLGASALRAQPLIAVEDDWPPYASQGPDGEPQGFAVRLVRAAFASQGVAVRLQSMPFARCMRAAKEGGAAGCFNATITAENRTLYHWHEPPMFEEELAIFGPAEHTGGELSLADLRGHSVGYTNGYTYPTEFMRDPAIQRSGATSDKLLLRMLLSRRVDYILLNTMPGMLRIQGDPALQGKVRRLGRISQDGFWIAFSKNHPEGRKLAEQFGQGLVELRRNGSYQRMTSEFRRELGLPAR; translated from the coding sequence ATGTTCGCGTCCCCCCTCGCCCGGCCCTGCCGGCCCCTGCTCTTGGGTCGGCTCCTGCTCTGCCTGTGCCTGCTGCTGCTTGGCGCCAGCGCCCTGCGCGCCCAGCCCCTGATCGCGGTGGAAGACGACTGGCCGCCCTATGCCAGCCAGGGCCCGGACGGCGAACCCCAGGGCTTTGCGGTGCGGCTGGTGCGCGCGGCCTTCGCCAGCCAGGGCGTGGCGGTGCGCCTGCAGTCCATGCCCTTTGCCCGCTGCATGCGCGCGGCCAAGGAGGGCGGGGCCGCCGGCTGCTTCAACGCCACCATCACCGCCGAGAACCGGACGCTCTACCACTGGCACGAGCCGCCCATGTTCGAGGAGGAGCTGGCCATCTTCGGCCCTGCCGAGCACACGGGCGGCGAGCTCAGCCTGGCCGACCTGCGCGGGCACAGCGTGGGCTATACCAATGGCTACACCTACCCCACCGAGTTCATGCGCGACCCGGCCATACAGCGCAGCGGTGCCACCTCGGACAAGCTGCTGCTGCGCATGCTGCTGAGCCGCCGGGTGGACTACATCCTGCTCAACACCATGCCCGGCATGCTGCGCATCCAGGGCGACCCGGCCCTGCAGGGCAAGGTGCGGCGCCTGGGCCGCATCTCGCAGGACGGCTTCTGGATCGCCTTCTCCAAGAACCACCCCGAGGGCCGCAAGCTGGCCGAGCAGTTCGGCCAGGGCCTGGTCGAGCTGCGCCGCAATGGCAGCTACCAGCGCATGACGAGCGAGTTCCGCCGCGAGCTGGGCCTGCCGGCGCGCTGA